Proteins encoded in a region of the Chryseobacterium piperi genome:
- a CDS encoding efflux RND transporter periplasmic adaptor subunit, which translates to MIIEATKKRNSIRALLLLTATSIIVYSCGDKKESPENTSSYVVKGDTIALQKNSNIIPKLVLQTIKEEDYNPNLVTVGTVKAIPNSYAEITSPFAGRILKSYIKLGQKVMPGSPLFSVSSADYFAAQKEYRDAQQELRQSELNLKRQQDLLKHGVGIQREAEEAATDFQIKKTALANASAALKIFKNTDKMSPNTPLVVVSPIKGEVITNNIVMGQYLKEDAPPIALVAELSKVWIAGQIKEKDLRFLQNLNGVEVNVSAYPDKKIMGKIYHINEIVNEETRSVEVLIECENSDRILKPGMFVNLKFSETSERAIFVPTKAILQFNDRNYVLVQTAKNEYVKRYVDTGITENNTTQIINGLKPGETIITDGAFYLLDTK; encoded by the coding sequence ATGATTATCGAAGCAACAAAAAAGAGAAACAGTATAAGGGCATTGCTATTGCTCACAGCAACCTCGATCATTGTTTATTCCTGCGGAGACAAAAAAGAATCCCCTGAAAACACCAGCTCATATGTGGTGAAAGGAGATACCATTGCGCTACAAAAAAACTCCAATATCATCCCAAAATTAGTACTGCAGACTATAAAAGAAGAAGATTACAATCCTAACCTGGTTACAGTAGGAACCGTAAAAGCTATTCCTAACAGTTATGCGGAAATCACCTCTCCATTTGCCGGCAGAATACTTAAATCATATATTAAACTTGGACAAAAGGTAATGCCCGGCTCACCTTTATTTTCAGTAAGTTCCGCCGATTATTTTGCTGCTCAGAAAGAGTATCGAGATGCCCAGCAGGAACTTCGGCAATCAGAACTCAACCTGAAACGTCAACAGGATTTGTTAAAGCATGGAGTGGGTATACAGCGGGAAGCTGAAGAAGCCGCTACCGACTTTCAAATTAAGAAAACAGCACTTGCTAATGCTTCCGCCGCATTAAAGATTTTTAAGAATACAGATAAAATGTCTCCCAATACTCCTTTAGTAGTTGTTTCTCCGATCAAAGGGGAAGTGATTACCAATAATATTGTTATGGGACAGTATTTAAAGGAAGATGCTCCACCGATTGCCCTCGTGGCAGAATTATCCAAAGTCTGGATTGCAGGTCAGATAAAAGAAAAAGATCTCCGCTTTTTACAGAACCTTAACGGAGTGGAAGTCAATGTCAGCGCTTATCCGGACAAGAAAATTATGGGAAAAATATACCATATCAATGAAATTGTAAATGAAGAAACCCGAAGCGTAGAAGTACTTATAGAGTGTGAAAACAGCGATCGTATTTTAAAACCCGGGATGTTTGTCAACCTGAAATTCAGTGAGACTTCTGAAAGAGCAATATTTGTTCCTACTAAAGCCATTCTTCAGTTCAATGACCGAAACTATGTGCTCGTACAGACTGCAAAGAATGAGTATGTCAAAAGATATGTGGATACAGGGATTACTGAAAACAATACAACACAGATTATTAACGGATTGAAACCGGGAGAAACAATCATCACAGATGGAGCTTTTTACCTGTTAGATACTAAATAG